In Negativicutes bacterium, a genomic segment contains:
- a CDS encoding NFACT family protein: MALEGLSIRALTEELNAKLTDARVDRIYQHNATEMTLELRALKVSYKLLLSIHPQFARVQFSDLKRKNPQTPPAFCQLIRKKLEGAHIIEIKQPKYERLIRFTFAALDELGNPIKLYLMVELMGKNSNLILLNQDLKILDAIKHVSSDQNRYREILPGRIYRTPPEQIKQPPEAWLPPTTDEELSLSVLDWLRRHLDGVGPATLKQLLQAAAIDPDRLSAFLQPQDWQHLQALSQKAMAERRPGMLYLSGSALAPNLSAIAFPPNKAEGRWLSASQAIGLFYDHADQELKLNQLRNRVTSVVQAAINKAQRKLCGLEEDLQAGKAAAQYRLWGELLKNTPDPGTKSAEIQVINYYDENLAELTIPLDYKLSLAQNAQNYFKHYSKARKGEKVILEQIGLITSEIEYLTSVLLAAKQTGETGVLTEIIEELLEQGFLARERQPGNQKKKPKQPTVAPLHLLIQGIPVSVGRNNLQNDYLTMELAEANDCWLHSKGIPGSHVVIHQAKPDAAVIEKAAALAAWFSQARSSSYVDVDYTLRRYVKKFKGARPGSVHYTQQKTISVAPRSPEQLATESDTEIR; the protein is encoded by the coding sequence GACCTTGGAATTGCGCGCACTTAAGGTTTCATATAAACTGCTCTTATCCATTCATCCCCAGTTTGCCCGCGTGCAATTCAGCGATCTGAAACGAAAAAATCCCCAGACACCGCCCGCATTTTGCCAATTGATCCGTAAAAAATTGGAAGGCGCTCATATCATCGAAATCAAACAGCCAAAGTATGAACGGTTGATCCGCTTTACCTTTGCCGCTTTGGACGAGTTGGGCAATCCGATCAAACTTTATCTGATGGTGGAGCTGATGGGTAAAAACAGCAACCTCATCCTGCTCAATCAGGACCTGAAAATCCTCGACGCCATCAAGCATGTTTCCTCCGATCAGAATCGCTACCGTGAAATCCTGCCCGGCCGCATTTATCGCACGCCTCCCGAACAAATAAAACAACCGCCGGAAGCCTGGCTGCCTCCTACCACGGATGAGGAACTGTCACTTTCGGTTTTGGATTGGCTGCGTCGCCATTTGGACGGAGTCGGTCCGGCTACACTGAAACAGCTGCTGCAGGCAGCGGCGATCGATCCCGATCGGCTGAGCGCTTTTCTGCAGCCGCAGGATTGGCAGCATCTGCAAGCCTTAAGCCAAAAAGCCATGGCGGAACGACGGCCCGGCATGCTTTATCTATCCGGTTCGGCGCTTGCCCCCAATCTCAGCGCGATTGCTTTTCCGCCAAACAAGGCGGAAGGCCGTTGGCTGAGCGCTTCACAGGCGATTGGCCTTTTTTATGATCATGCCGATCAGGAATTAAAACTCAATCAGCTGCGTAACCGGGTCACTTCGGTTGTGCAGGCGGCTATCAACAAAGCGCAGCGCAAACTGTGTGGTTTAGAGGAAGATTTGCAGGCCGGCAAAGCAGCGGCTCAATATCGTCTCTGGGGGGAATTGCTCAAAAATACGCCGGACCCGGGTACTAAAAGCGCCGAGATTCAGGTCATCAATTACTACGATGAAAACTTGGCGGAATTAACGATTCCGCTCGATTATAAACTCTCACTGGCGCAGAATGCGCAAAATTATTTTAAACACTACAGCAAAGCCCGTAAGGGTGAAAAAGTGATTCTCGAACAAATCGGCTTAATCACTTCGGAAATAGAGTATCTGACGTCGGTGCTTTTGGCAGCCAAACAAACCGGGGAAACGGGTGTACTGACAGAAATCATCGAAGAATTGCTGGAGCAAGGTTTCCTGGCACGCGAGCGTCAACCGGGCAATCAGAAGAAGAAACCAAAGCAGCCGACCGTAGCTCCTTTGCACCTGCTGATTCAGGGGATTCCGGTTTCTGTGGGACGTAATAACCTGCAGAATGATTATTTAACGATGGAGCTGGCCGAAGCCAACGACTGCTGGCTGCACAGCAAAGGCATTCCCGGTTCGCATGTGGTGATTCATCAGGCGAAACCGGATGCAGCCGTGATTGAAAAGGCCGCGGCGCTGGCTGCCTGGTTCAGTCAGGCGCGCAGCAGCAGTTATGTGGATGTGGATTATACATTGCGGCGCTATGTCAAAAAGTTTAAAGGCGCCAGACCCGGCTCGGTTCATTATACGCAGCAAAAAACAATTTCCGTCGCTCCGCGTTCACCCGAACAGCTTGCGACGGAATCTGACACTGAAATTAGGTAA
- a CDS encoding YicC family protein, which yields MLVSMTGFGRSESKEGVRKLSVELKSVNNRFLDISLRCPRDLNSLEEKIRQTISGFARRGRIDCSVSYQYSGEDAYEIQVNLPLALAYQKGAAVLAEASALQETVTLSQLLTLPDVVRVERRNEDVAVIWQELELLLRQALSEFAAMRAQEGLRLEEDFRLRLMMIQTMSQSILERAPLVVAEYSQKLQAKMLELLNGVQVEETRLLTEVAMMANRSDITEELVRLASHVQQFYQLLDDKTEPVGKKLDFLLQEMNREVNTIGSKASDFEIGKNVVNLKAELEKMREQIQNIE from the coding sequence ATGCTGGTAAGTATGACTGGTTTTGGCCGCAGCGAATCCAAAGAGGGAGTGCGAAAACTAAGCGTAGAACTTAAGTCTGTCAACAATCGTTTCTTAGATATTTCACTGCGCTGCCCGCGGGATTTGAATAGTTTGGAAGAAAAAATCCGTCAGACGATCTCAGGTTTTGCCAGGCGCGGACGCATTGATTGTTCTGTCTCCTATCAATACAGCGGGGAGGACGCTTATGAAATTCAGGTCAACCTGCCTTTGGCCTTAGCCTATCAAAAAGGAGCCGCTGTTTTAGCGGAAGCCTCTGCCTTACAGGAAACGGTCACGCTGTCACAACTGCTGACTCTGCCGGATGTGGTCCGGGTTGAGCGCCGCAATGAAGATGTGGCAGTCATCTGGCAGGAATTAGAGCTTTTACTGCGCCAGGCACTCAGCGAGTTTGCTGCGATGCGCGCTCAGGAAGGGCTGCGTTTGGAGGAGGATTTCCGTTTGCGTCTGATGATGATCCAAACGATGTCGCAAAGCATTCTGGAAAGAGCTCCCTTGGTTGTAGCAGAATACAGTCAAAAGCTGCAAGCCAAAATGCTGGAACTGCTGAACGGGGTGCAGGTGGAAGAAACCCGATTGCTGACCGAAGTGGCGATGATGGCGAACCGCAGTGATATCACCGAAGAACTGGTCCGTTTGGCCAGCCACGTACAGCAGTTTTATCAACTATTGGATGACAAGACAGAACCGGTCGGCAAAAAGCTGGATTTTTTGCTGCAGGAAATGAATCGTGAAGTCAATACCATCGGCTCCAAAGCGAGTGATTTTGAAATTGGAAAAAACGTAGTCAACCTGAAAGCAGAGCTGGAGAAGATGCGGGAACAAATTCAAAACATAGAGTAA
- a CDS encoding DUF370 domain-containing protein: MSENRMVNIGFGNFVSTGKIIAIVSPESNPIKRIVHEAREKGMVIDATYGRRTRAVVITDSDHIILSAVQPETIANRLDAKEEREEDDEERIPAK, encoded by the coding sequence ATGAGTGAGAACAGAATGGTGAACATTGGCTTTGGTAATTTCGTATCGACCGGAAAAATCATTGCAATTGTCAGTCCGGAATCGAACCCGATTAAGCGCATCGTGCACGAAGCCCGAGAAAAAGGCATGGTGATTGACGCGACTTACGGCAGGCGAACCCGCGCCGTTGTCATCACCGACAGTGATCATATTATTCTTTCGGCAGTCCAGCCGGAAACAATTGCCAATCGTCTGGATGCCAAAGAAGAGCGGGAAGAAGATGACGAAGAGAGGATACCTGCAAAATGA
- the gmk gene encoding guanylate kinase, whose translation MKRGVLLVLSAPSGAGKDTVCDALLKELPDLVYSVSATTRPKRHYEVEGKSYFFMKRAEFEKKLAEGGFLEHADYLGHLYGTPRAFVEEQLANGKSVILKIETKGAAKVMETVHDGVFIFLVPPTFADLAERLNHRASESSEEIQKRLQKAKDELATGQKYEYVVVNDTVAHAVEQIKAILLSEQLRWRNMCDLEIFSHANPIPPCND comes from the coding sequence ATGAAGCGTGGTGTTTTATTAGTCCTTTCGGCTCCATCCGGTGCCGGCAAAGACACTGTTTGCGATGCTTTGCTCAAGGAACTGCCTGATTTAGTTTATTCCGTTTCTGCCACAACACGCCCCAAACGTCACTATGAAGTAGAAGGCAAGAGCTATTTCTTTATGAAGCGTGCAGAATTCGAGAAAAAGCTGGCGGAAGGCGGTTTTCTGGAACATGCAGATTATTTAGGGCATCTCTACGGTACACCGCGGGCTTTTGTGGAAGAACAGCTTGCAAACGGCAAGTCTGTCATTCTCAAGATTGAAACAAAAGGAGCCGCCAAAGTGATGGAAACGGTGCACGACGGCGTCTTCATTTTCCTGGTTCCGCCAACTTTCGCGGATTTAGCCGAACGTTTAAACCATCGCGCCTCTGAATCCAGCGAAGAAATTCAAAAAAGGCTGCAAAAAGCCAAAGATGAACTGGCGACCGGTCAGAAATACGAATATGTTGTGGTCAACGATACCGTGGCGCATGCGGTTGAGCAGATCAAAGCCATCCTATTATCGGAACAACTCAGATGGCGTAATATGTGCGACCTGGAGATATTTTCGCATGCCAACCCCATCCCCCCATGTAATGACTAG
- a CDS encoding DNA-directed RNA polymerase subunit omega, with protein MSRIPSDEIYKHADCKYTACIITAKRARELQKSQPKDSSNKPLLQAYDELMGGELTYRRMNPEELAAAEAGKGRDEALL; from the coding sequence ATGAGCCGGATCCCCTCTGATGAAATTTATAAACACGCCGACTGCAAATATACCGCTTGCATCATCACAGCCAAACGGGCCAGAGAATTGCAGAAATCACAACCGAAAGATTCTTCCAACAAGCCGCTGCTGCAAGCTTATGATGAATTGATGGGCGGGGAATTGACTTATCGCCGCATGAATCCCGAAGAATTAGCTGCGGCGGAAGCCGGCAAGGGCAGAGACGAAGCGTTACTCTAA
- a CDS encoding 2-phosphosulfolactate phosphatase, whose protein sequence is MNIEILQLTAGAAQAKGIVVIIDVFRAYTVECQAFRQGIQRIYPVAAIEDALALKAAHADWLLAGERHSRKMPGFDFGNSPYEISLQDLQGKTLIHSTSAGTQGIGAAVWAEEILVGALTNAKANADYIRRRNPAQVSLVCMGQENLYPAEEDTFCAEYMQSLLENRSYDRQAAIEILRKGSGARFFEPENIAFSPPQDFYLATEFDSFPFALKVLRDANGSSYVEKITVN, encoded by the coding sequence ATGAACATCGAGATTTTACAATTGACTGCGGGTGCGGCGCAGGCAAAAGGCATTGTCGTGATCATTGATGTATTCCGGGCCTATACTGTAGAATGTCAGGCATTTCGCCAGGGAATCCAACGCATCTACCCGGTGGCAGCCATCGAAGATGCTTTGGCACTAAAGGCGGCGCATGCCGACTGGCTGCTGGCCGGCGAACGTCATTCCAGAAAAATGCCGGGTTTCGATTTCGGCAATTCACCTTATGAAATCAGTCTGCAGGATCTGCAGGGCAAAACCCTAATCCATTCTACCAGTGCCGGCACGCAAGGCATTGGCGCCGCCGTTTGGGCAGAGGAAATCTTGGTCGGCGCTTTGACCAATGCCAAAGCAAATGCAGACTATATCCGTCGGCGGAATCCGGCGCAGGTCAGCCTGGTCTGTATGGGGCAAGAAAACCTGTATCCCGCTGAGGAAGACACCTTCTGCGCCGAATATATGCAAAGTTTATTGGAAAATCGTTCTTATGACCGGCAGGCTGCCATCGAAATCCTGCGCAAAGGCAGCGGTGCTCGTTTCTTTGAACCGGAAAATATTGCCTTTTCGCCGCCGCAGGATTTTTATCTGGCTACCGAGTTCGACAGTTTTCCCTTTGCCTTAAAGGTATTGCGGGATGCCAACGGCAGCAGCTATGTGGAAAAGATCACTGTAAATTAA
- the tilS gene encoding tRNA lysidine(34) synthetase TilS gives MIQRIRAIIETNQLFDKGERLLIGVSGGPDSLFLLLVLHALATDFQWQLAVAHLNHGLRGQEACEEAAFVRQWAKKLELPFFYQRRDIRPLAQVRKLGEEEAGRSARYAFFQKAAAEFQATALVLGHQADDQVENFFLRLLRGSGSVGLSAMPFTRPLTDQLRLVRPLVSISHAEIIAWLEEHQIIYCLDPSNNSNIYQRNQIRHRLFGQLREIAPAFEQHILHTQELLAADEAYLQAAMEKAAAELPRDPFGFCSMAAADYLQLPLALRSRWLRQQFFLLKQGEENLQYRHHQEIERQIRAQTSSWQYSLPGKVIFRLSCGRLFLLPGETAPVQLDLTYRLPPANQWPCSKSLTGCGTLIFDPLPASMRRQAGVLGEQALRLPFHLRTWRKGDRIALSNGGHKSVADFWQENAIPLPWRFRYPLFLLGETIVFIPGLYTALALQPQDAEKPVYRILLQ, from the coding sequence ATGATCCAAAGAATCAGAGCAATCATAGAGACAAATCAACTGTTCGATAAGGGAGAGAGGCTGCTGATTGGCGTTTCGGGCGGTCCTGACTCCCTTTTTCTGCTTCTCGTGTTGCATGCTCTAGCAACGGATTTTCAGTGGCAGCTTGCCGTTGCTCATCTCAATCATGGTCTGCGCGGGCAGGAAGCCTGTGAGGAAGCGGCATTTGTGCGGCAATGGGCAAAGAAATTGGAGCTGCCGTTTTTTTATCAGCGTAGAGATATTCGGCCATTGGCTCAGGTCAGAAAATTAGGAGAAGAGGAAGCCGGCCGATCTGCCCGTTATGCCTTTTTTCAGAAAGCGGCAGCCGAGTTTCAGGCTACGGCGCTTGTGCTGGGCCATCAAGCAGATGATCAGGTGGAGAATTTTTTCCTGAGGCTGCTGCGCGGCAGCGGTTCCGTGGGCCTATCGGCAATGCCGTTCACGCGGCCGTTGACGGATCAGCTTCGTCTGGTGCGTCCCTTAGTCTCGATCAGCCACGCCGAAATCATCGCCTGGCTGGAAGAACATCAGATCATCTATTGTCTGGATCCTTCCAACAACAGTAATATTTACCAGCGAAACCAAATCCGCCATCGCTTATTTGGGCAGCTGCGCGAAATCGCACCTGCTTTTGAACAGCACATCCTGCATACACAGGAATTGTTGGCGGCAGATGAAGCCTACCTGCAGGCGGCAATGGAGAAGGCTGCGGCAGAGTTGCCGCGCGATCCTTTTGGTTTCTGCTCGATGGCGGCGGCTGATTATTTGCAACTGCCTCTGGCCCTGCGTTCGCGCTGGCTGCGGCAGCAATTCTTCCTGCTTAAGCAAGGAGAAGAAAATCTGCAATATCGGCATCATCAGGAAATCGAACGGCAAATCAGAGCACAAACCAGTTCCTGGCAATATTCTCTGCCGGGAAAAGTAATTTTCCGGCTCAGCTGCGGCAGATTATTTCTCCTGCCAGGCGAGACGGCACCGGTGCAGCTCGATTTGACCTACAGGCTGCCGCCGGCAAACCAGTGGCCCTGCAGCAAGAGTCTGACCGGTTGTGGCACACTGATTTTTGACCCGCTGCCGGCATCCATGCGCAGACAAGCCGGTGTGCTGGGCGAGCAGGCCTTGCGGCTGCCCTTTCATTTACGCACTTGGCGAAAGGGAGATCGGATTGCTCTGTCGAATGGTGGTCATAAAAGTGTGGCTGACTTCTGGCAGGAAAATGCTATCCCGCTGCCCTGGCGTTTTCGGTATCCGCTGTTTTTGCTGGGTGAGACGATTGTATTTATTCCCGGACTTTATACAGCGCTTGCTCTGCAGCCACAGGATGCGGAAAAACCGGTTTATCGTATTCTTCTGCAATAG
- the hpt gene encoding hypoxanthine phosphoribosyltransferase, with protein MNLEDNIERIYLSAEILAAKVEEIGKQVSDFYAPDDELVVVGVLNGSFCFMADLVRKIKQPVTVEFFGCSSYGKSTETSGNLKITKDLDHDINGKNVLIVEDIIDTGLTLLRMKALLSKRNPKSLRVAVLLDKPNRRKVEVKGDFTGFEIEDYFVVGYGLDYADKYRNLPYIGILKPEAYALQS; from the coding sequence ATGAATTTAGAAGATAACATCGAGCGTATTTATCTCAGTGCTGAGATTCTGGCAGCTAAAGTAGAGGAAATTGGCAAGCAAGTCAGTGACTTTTACGCCCCGGATGACGAATTGGTTGTGGTCGGAGTACTGAACGGGTCTTTTTGCTTTATGGCGGATCTGGTGCGAAAAATCAAACAGCCGGTGACCGTGGAATTTTTCGGCTGTTCCAGTTATGGTAAAAGCACGGAAACCAGCGGCAATCTGAAAATCACCAAAGATCTGGATCATGATATCAACGGAAAAAATGTCCTGATCGTGGAAGATATTATCGATACCGGATTAACGCTGCTCCGCATGAAAGCTTTACTGAGCAAAAGGAATCCCAAATCGCTCCGGGTCGCTGTGCTCCTGGATAAGCCCAATCGCCGCAAAGTAGAGGTTAAAGGCGACTTCACCGGCTTTGAAATTGAAGATTACTTCGTAGTCGGTTATGGTTTGGACTATGCGGACAAATATAGAAATCTGCCTTACATTGGCATCTTAAAACCAGAGGCGTATGCATTGCAAAGCTAA
- the ftsH gene encoding ATP-dependent zinc metalloprotease FtsH, whose product MKKLLRSAPLYLLIILITVAVLNFFLAEQTQPLTLEYNTFREYLSNGQISAVVQNAQEIKGSLTDGSTFTTVIPKADEEVVNKLILENTAKYEVELPPETPWWTGLLNTLFMFGLFIAFYYFFMQQNNGGGNKVMSFGHSRAKLQQGGAKQITFKDVAGYEEVKEELQEIVEFLRQPKRFVDMGARIPKGILLYGPPGTGKTWMAKAVAGEAGVPFFSISGSDFVEMFVGVGASRVRDLFETAKKSAPCIVFIDEIDAVGRQRGAGLGGGHDEREQTLNQLLVEMDGFEANDGIIILAATNRPDILDPALLRPGRFDRQVAVDRPDVSEREAVLRVHVRNKPLAEDINLKIIARSTPGFTPADLENLVNEAALLAARRDKTKIEMSDMEEAINRVIAGPAKKSRLMSEKEKKLSAYHEAGHAIVAHYLKDFDPVHLVTIVPRGRAGGFTSVVPEEDRYYVTKKDIYNSIAYALGGRVAESMVFGEVSTGASNDLERVTDMAHRLVTEYGMSEKLGPMTFGNKQHEVFLGRDLSQGRTYSEEVAAVIDEEVRLVVDTCYKQATELLQMHRAKLNLLAETLMEKETVKGEELNALFAQIAVLAESGLETARREDETIE is encoded by the coding sequence TTGAAAAAGTTATTACGTTCAGCACCGCTTTATTTGCTGATTATCCTCATTACCGTCGCCGTGTTGAATTTCTTTCTGGCGGAACAAACACAGCCGTTAACGCTGGAATATAATACGTTTCGGGAATATCTGAGCAACGGTCAAATCAGCGCAGTCGTTCAGAACGCTCAGGAAATCAAGGGCAGTTTAACTGACGGCAGTACGTTTACCACCGTGATACCGAAAGCGGACGAAGAGGTGGTCAATAAGCTGATTTTAGAAAATACAGCCAAATATGAAGTGGAACTGCCACCGGAAACACCCTGGTGGACCGGTCTACTCAATACCTTATTTATGTTTGGCTTGTTCATTGCTTTCTATTATTTCTTTATGCAGCAAAACAACGGCGGCGGTAATAAAGTGATGTCGTTTGGTCACAGCCGTGCCAAACTGCAGCAAGGCGGCGCCAAGCAAATCACCTTTAAAGACGTCGCCGGTTACGAAGAGGTGAAGGAAGAACTGCAGGAAATCGTGGAATTCCTGCGGCAGCCAAAACGCTTTGTCGATATGGGTGCCCGCATTCCCAAAGGGATTCTGCTCTATGGCCCGCCGGGAACCGGTAAAACCTGGATGGCCAAAGCGGTGGCTGGGGAAGCAGGGGTTCCTTTCTTCAGCATCAGCGGCTCCGACTTTGTTGAGATGTTTGTCGGTGTCGGTGCCTCGCGTGTCCGTGATTTGTTCGAAACCGCTAAAAAGAGCGCTCCCTGTATCGTTTTCATCGATGAAATTGATGCGGTCGGACGGCAAAGAGGCGCCGGGTTGGGCGGCGGGCACGATGAACGTGAGCAAACCCTTAATCAACTGTTGGTGGAGATGGATGGTTTTGAAGCCAACGATGGCATCATCATCCTTGCCGCTACCAACCGTCCCGATATTCTAGACCCCGCTTTACTGCGACCGGGCCGTTTTGATCGTCAGGTGGCGGTGGATCGTCCCGATGTCAGTGAAAGAGAAGCGGTTCTGCGGGTGCATGTCCGCAACAAACCATTGGCGGAGGACATTAATTTAAAGATTATCGCGCGCTCCACGCCAGGCTTTACTCCAGCCGATCTGGAGAACCTGGTCAATGAAGCCGCTCTGCTGGCGGCAAGGCGGGACAAAACAAAAATTGAAATGTCCGATATGGAAGAAGCCATCAATCGGGTGATTGCCGGTCCGGCCAAAAAATCGCGGCTGATGAGCGAAAAAGAAAAGAAACTCAGCGCCTACCATGAAGCGGGACATGCCATTGTAGCGCATTATTTGAAGGATTTTGATCCCGTACATCTGGTAACCATCGTACCTCGCGGGCGGGCGGGCGGTTTTACTTCCGTAGTGCCGGAAGAAGATCGCTATTATGTGACAAAGAAAGATATCTATAATTCCATCGCCTATGCCTTAGGCGGACGGGTGGCAGAAAGCATGGTCTTTGGTGAAGTATCTACCGGAGCCAGCAACGATTTGGAACGCGTGACCGATATGGCGCACCGTTTGGTGACGGAATATGGGATGAGTGAAAAACTCGGGCCGATGACCTTCGGCAACAAGCAGCATGAAGTCTTCCTGGGCCGAGATCTCTCGCAGGGGAGAACCTACAGTGAAGAAGTGGCTGCCGTGATCGATGAGGAAGTGCGTTTGGTGGTGGATACCTGTTACAAACAGGCGACCGAACTGCTGCAGATGCACCGGGCGAAATTGAATCTGCTGGCGGAAACCTTAATGGAAAAAGAAACTGTCAAGGGCGAGGAACTGAACGCTTTGTTTGCTCAGATCGCTGTCTTAGCCGAGAGCGGTCTCGAGACAGCCCGGAGAGAGGATGAAACAATTGAGTGA
- a CDS encoding cyclodeaminase/cyclohydrolase family protein, which yields MSDLLDLSVNDFLQELSSDSPAPGGGSVSAFAVAMAASLAEMVANLTLGRKKYAEVSAEMMELQALAANYALTAKDLVVLDSEAYRQVMQAYQLPKETAAEKNARRAAILAATRNAIEVPKQTASLAYEVMKLVQVALAKGNRNTASDGLVASYLALAGCKGAIANIRINLTGLKEAGEAAEYDLFCQDLLLNMEALALQAEILAKPTLG from the coding sequence TTGAGTGATTTACTTGATCTCAGCGTCAATGATTTTTTGCAGGAATTGTCGTCTGATTCACCTGCTCCCGGCGGCGGTTCCGTCTCCGCTTTTGCCGTAGCCATGGCAGCTTCTTTAGCTGAAATGGTTGCAAATCTAACTTTAGGCAGAAAAAAATACGCCGAAGTCAGCGCAGAAATGATGGAATTGCAGGCGCTGGCAGCGAACTATGCCTTAACAGCCAAAGACCTGGTTGTTTTGGACAGCGAAGCCTACAGGCAGGTCATGCAGGCTTATCAGCTGCCCAAAGAAACAGCGGCAGAGAAAAACGCGCGTCGGGCAGCGATTTTGGCTGCCACCAGAAATGCCATCGAGGTACCCAAACAGACAGCCTCACTCGCTTATGAAGTCATGAAACTGGTGCAGGTTGCTTTAGCCAAAGGCAACCGCAACACGGCAAGCGATGGGTTGGTTGCTTCCTATTTGGCGTTAGCGGGCTGCAAAGGAGCGATTGCCAATATCAGGATCAATCTGACCGGACTAAAAGAGGCCGGCGAAGCGGCAGAGTATGATCTGTTTTGTCAGGATCTGCTGCTGAATATGGAAGCTTTGGCGCTGCAAGCGGAAATCCTGGCGAAACCTACTTTGGGTTAA